A stretch of Mucilaginibacter terrae DNA encodes these proteins:
- a CDS encoding glycoside hydrolase family 15 protein has product MKHTYNTGIIGNCAFLAHINKNTNVDWLCWPRFDSTFIFGGLLDKNKGGEFSILPEGEYTSHQYYLENTNVLITEITPASGGRYRITDFAPRFQEHQRYYKPLMFIRKIEVLEGSPRVRVKCKPVSEYGAKKLEVNRGSNHIQYLGGEEKIRLTTNIPISYIFDEHAFVLNDCKYLVLTYGEPLEAPLVPTAERFLRETRQYWRTWIKHSSIAGFYQPYVIRSALALKIHQYEDTGAIIAASTTSLPESPGSGRNWDYRYCWLRDTYYVINSLNHIGHFEEMEKYFAYVTDISFSEDFRYQPLYGITGKKDLEEYVADLEGYEGNKPVRIGNQASEHVQNDIYGQVLVSVLPLYTDHRFIIDERKDSTKWVDYLLSKIERTIDEKDAGIWEFRNMANIHCYSNLFQWAGACAAEKMARTIGNQSLIDRAVAMKNRASEHIENCYDPVRKVYTNAVGSTHLDASTLQLIMMNYLDPASDRAKDHLKALEAELKTEKGLFYRYLHADDFGKPKTTFLICAFWYVEALACVGRVDDAIREFENIIKYSNHLLLFSEDVAEEDGSQWGNFPQAYSHVGLMNAAYRIAMKLDRPIFL; this is encoded by the coding sequence ATGAAGCATACGTATAACACCGGCATTATTGGCAACTGCGCTTTTTTAGCGCACATAAATAAAAATACTAATGTTGACTGGCTTTGCTGGCCACGTTTTGACAGTACGTTTATTTTTGGCGGATTATTGGACAAAAATAAAGGCGGCGAGTTTTCGATACTACCCGAAGGTGAATATACCTCGCATCAGTATTACCTCGAAAACACCAATGTACTTATTACCGAAATAACCCCGGCATCGGGCGGCCGTTACCGTATTACCGACTTTGCACCCCGTTTTCAGGAACACCAGCGTTATTATAAACCGTTGATGTTTATACGCAAAATTGAGGTGTTAGAAGGTTCGCCGCGTGTGAGGGTAAAATGTAAGCCCGTATCAGAATATGGTGCTAAAAAACTGGAGGTTAACCGCGGCAGTAACCATATACAATACCTTGGTGGCGAAGAAAAAATAAGACTTACCACCAACATACCCATCAGCTATATTTTTGATGAACATGCCTTTGTATTAAATGATTGTAAATACCTGGTACTAACCTATGGCGAACCGCTGGAAGCACCTTTGGTACCCACAGCCGAACGCTTTTTGCGCGAAACCAGGCAATACTGGCGCACCTGGATCAAGCATTCATCTATTGCCGGGTTTTACCAACCATATGTTATACGCTCGGCGCTGGCTTTAAAAATACATCAGTATGAAGATACCGGGGCTATAATTGCCGCAAGTACCACCAGTTTGCCCGAATCGCCGGGAAGCGGCCGCAACTGGGATTACCGCTATTGCTGGCTTCGTGATACGTATTACGTGATCAACTCGCTCAACCACATCGGGCATTTTGAGGAGATGGAAAAATACTTTGCTTACGTTACGGATATTTCTTTTTCTGAGGACTTTCGTTACCAGCCTTTGTATGGCATTACCGGTAAAAAGGATTTGGAGGAATACGTAGCCGATTTAGAAGGTTATGAAGGCAATAAACCTGTACGTATTGGCAACCAGGCATCAGAGCACGTTCAAAATGATATTTACGGGCAGGTGCTGGTATCCGTACTTCCTTTGTATACCGATCATCGCTTTATCATCGACGAGCGTAAAGATTCGACCAAGTGGGTGGATTACCTGCTGAGCAAAATTGAGCGCACCATTGATGAAAAAGATGCCGGTATTTGGGAGTTCCGCAATATGGCTAACATTCATTGTTACAGTAACCTGTTTCAATGGGCCGGAGCGTGTGCCGCCGAAAAAATGGCCCGTACCATTGGCAACCAAAGCTTAATTGACCGTGCCGTTGCCATGAAGAACCGCGCATCAGAACATATAGAAAATTGTTATGACCCAGTTCGCAAGGTTTATACCAATGCCGTAGGCAGCACCCATTTAGATGCCAGTACCTTACAGCTCATCATGATGAACTATCTCGACCCGGCGTCAGACCGTGCTAAAGATCATCTGAAAGCACTGGAGGCGGAACTAAAAACCGAGAAAGGACTGTTTTACCGATACCTGCACGCCGATGATTTTGGCAAACCCAAAACCACCTTCTTGATTTGTGCATTTTGGTACGTTGAGGCACTGGCCTGTGTAGGCCGTGTTGATGATGCTATCCGCGAGTTTGAAAACATCATCAAGTACTCTAACCACCTCCTGCTCTTTAGCGAAGACGTGGCCGAAGAAGACGGAAGCCAATGGGGGAATTTCCCGCAAGCATATAGCCATGTTGGGCTCATGAATGCTGCATATCGCATAGCTATGAAGCTGGACAGGCCAATATTCTTATAA
- a CDS encoding cold-shock protein: MKTGKVKWFNTQKGYGFIITDEGKDLFVHFKDVEGGVNAIKDNDSVEYDVEDGRKGLQAVKVKKI, from the coding sequence ATGAAAACTGGGAAAGTTAAATGGTTTAACACTCAAAAAGGCTACGGCTTTATTATTACCGATGAGGGAAAAGACCTTTTTGTTCACTTTAAAGATGTTGAAGGCGGCGTAAACGCTATTAAAGACAACGATAGTGTGGAGTATGATGTGGAAGACGGACGGAAGGGATTACAAGCAGTAAAAGTAAAAAAGATATAA
- the gyrA gene encoding DNA gyrase subunit A encodes MAEENSQNEDRIIPINIDEEMRAAYIDYSMSVIVSRALPDVRDGLKPVHRRVLFGMLDLGLSAGKPFKKSARIVGEVLGKYHPHGDSSVYDTMVRMAQDWSLRYPLVDGQGNYGSIDGDSPAAMRYTEARLQRIAEEMMADINKDTIDYQLNFDDSLEEPSVLPAKIPNLLVNGASGIAVGMATNMAPHNLTEVINATVALIDNRDIEVAGLMEHIKGPDFPTAGIIYGYEGAKDAFETGRGRIVLRARAEIETFNNDRERIVVTEIPYQVNKANMIERTAELVNEKKLEGISTIRDESSREGIRVVYEVKRDANANIVLNNLYKYTSLQTSFSVNNIALVKGRPMLLNLKDMIHHFVEHRQEVVVRRTRYELAEAEKRAHILEGLLIALDHLDEVIRLIRASSTPEEARDGLMTQFGLSEIQARAILDMTLRRLTGLERDKIKDEYAELMKTIEYLKSILADPALQMQIIKDELIEIRDKYGDERRTEMVHSSAEMMTEDFIEDEEVVITISHEGYIKRTALTEYRRQGRGGKGALGSNSRDEDFIEHLLIASNHNYMLFFTEAGRCFWLRVFEIPEGTRTSKGRAIQNIINIPKEEKIKAYIKVKNLKDQEYLENNFIIMCTRKGTIKKTSLEAYSRPRSNGINAININEGDTLLEATLTTGTSEIVMALKSGRAIRFNEATVRPMGRTATGVRGVTLDGEKDEVVGMIAINDPETTVLVVSEKGYGKRTDIEDYRVTNRGGKGVKTLNVTEKTGKLVAIKDVTDTDDLMIINRSGIIIRIAMSELRVMGRATQGVRLITLKGDDEIASVAKIEHSEEEELEQAIESSLESNGTDVGSEDVEKPSAEAPDDTENE; translated from the coding sequence ATGGCTGAAGAGAATTCACAGAACGAAGACAGAATCATTCCAATAAATATTGATGAAGAAATGCGGGCAGCCTACATTGATTATTCAATGTCGGTTATCGTATCGAGGGCATTACCCGATGTGCGCGACGGCTTAAAGCCGGTTCACAGGCGTGTATTGTTTGGTATGCTCGATTTAGGCTTATCGGCCGGTAAACCCTTCAAAAAATCGGCCCGTATTGTGGGCGAAGTACTGGGTAAATATCACCCGCATGGTGACTCGTCTGTATACGATACCATGGTACGTATGGCTCAGGATTGGAGCTTACGTTATCCACTGGTAGACGGCCAGGGCAACTACGGTTCGATAGATGGTGACAGCCCTGCGGCAATGCGTTACACCGAGGCACGCCTGCAAAGGATTGCCGAGGAAATGATGGCCGATATTAACAAGGACACCATCGATTACCAGTTAAACTTTGACGACTCGTTAGAGGAACCAAGTGTTCTTCCTGCTAAAATACCTAACCTGCTGGTTAACGGCGCATCGGGTATTGCAGTGGGCATGGCTACCAATATGGCCCCACACAACCTTACCGAGGTTATTAATGCTACCGTTGCCTTAATTGACAACCGTGATATTGAAGTGGCCGGTTTAATGGAACACATTAAAGGCCCCGATTTCCCTACAGCCGGTATTATATATGGTTACGAAGGTGCTAAAGATGCTTTTGAAACCGGTCGTGGCCGTATTGTGTTACGTGCGCGTGCCGAAATAGAAACCTTTAATAATGACCGCGAACGTATTGTTGTTACCGAAATACCTTACCAGGTAAACAAGGCCAACATGATCGAGCGTACTGCCGAACTGGTTAACGAGAAAAAGCTGGAAGGTATATCAACCATCCGCGATGAATCGAGCCGTGAAGGTATACGCGTGGTTTACGAAGTTAAGCGCGATGCCAATGCTAACATTGTATTAAACAACCTTTATAAATACACCTCCCTGCAAACATCTTTTAGTGTTAACAACATTGCGCTGGTAAAAGGCCGCCCAATGCTGCTTAACCTTAAAGATATGATTCATCACTTTGTGGAGCATAGGCAAGAGGTAGTTGTACGCCGTACCCGGTACGAGTTGGCTGAGGCCGAAAAACGCGCCCACATTTTGGAAGGTTTGCTGATCGCATTAGATCATTTAGATGAAGTAATACGTTTAATTCGTGCATCATCAACTCCTGAAGAAGCCCGCGATGGCTTAATGACCCAATTTGGTTTGAGCGAAATTCAGGCACGTGCTATACTTGATATGACTCTGCGCCGTTTAACCGGACTGGAGCGCGACAAAATCAAAGATGAGTATGCGGAATTAATGAAAACCATCGAGTACTTAAAATCGATACTGGCAGATCCTGCATTACAAATGCAGATCATTAAGGATGAATTAATCGAAATAAGAGATAAATACGGCGATGAGCGCAGAACCGAAATGGTACACTCAAGCGCCGAAATGATGACCGAAGACTTCATTGAAGATGAAGAAGTGGTGATCACTATCTCGCACGAAGGGTATATAAAACGTACAGCTTTAACCGAGTATCGCCGCCAGGGCAGGGGGGGTAAAGGTGCGTTGGGCAGCAACAGCCGCGATGAAGACTTCATTGAGCACTTATTAATTGCATCGAACCATAACTACATGCTGTTCTTTACTGAGGCCGGTCGTTGTTTCTGGTTACGCGTGTTCGAAATACCGGAAGGTACCCGTACTTCAAAAGGTCGTGCTATTCAGAATATCATTAATATTCCGAAGGAAGAGAAAATTAAGGCCTACATAAAAGTGAAGAACCTGAAAGACCAGGAATACCTGGAAAACAACTTCATTATTATGTGTACCCGTAAAGGTACTATTAAGAAAACCTCGTTGGAGGCATACTCTCGTCCGCGTTCGAATGGTATTAATGCTATTAATATTAACGAAGGTGATACTTTACTTGAAGCAACCTTAACAACAGGCACCAGCGAAATAGTTATGGCGCTTAAATCTGGTCGTGCTATCCGCTTTAATGAGGCAACTGTACGTCCAATGGGTCGTACCGCTACCGGTGTGCGTGGTGTAACGCTTGATGGTGAAAAAGATGAAGTTGTAGGCATGATTGCCATTAACGATCCTGAGACTACCGTACTGGTGGTATCGGAAAAAGGTTATGGCAAACGTACCGATATTGAAGACTACCGCGTTACTAACCGCGGTGGTAAAGGTGTTAAAACACTTAACGTAACTGAAAAAACCGGCAAACTTGTTGCCATAAAAGATGTTACTGATACTGACGACCTGATGATCATCAACCGTTCGGGTATTATTATACGTATTGCCATGAGCGAATTACGTGTAATGGGCCGTGCAACACAGGGGGTTAGGTTAATTACCTTAAAAGGTGATGATGAAATTGCTTCGGTAGCTAAAATTGAGCACAGCGAAGAGGAAGAGTTGGAACAAGCAATTGAAAGCAGTTTAGAAAGTAATGGAACGGATGTAGGGAGCGAAGATGTTGAAAAACCTTCGGCCGAAGCACCCGACGACACAGAAAACGAATAA
- a CDS encoding MFS transporter yields MSDNAIQKSTKSVVFLVIVASLGYFVDIYDLLIFSIVRVKSLHDIGVSDIEMRTKGEFIINMQMFGLLLGGILWGVIGDKFGRIKVLFGSILLYSLANFANGLATDYYTYAAVRFIAGIGLAGELGAGITLVSETMSKDKRGYGTMIVAVVGLFGAAAANLVAGYGWQNAYFIGGGLGMLLLLLRVGTFESGMFKHAENSDVSRGNFAMLFTNRKRFFKYLNCILIGMPLWFVVGILITQSPEIGKELGAVEPLSAGTGVMYTYIGLSFGDMFAGLFAQLTKSRKLTMLVFQLMSVVSVVFYLNSHGITHSQFIGICLFIGFFIGYWATFVTIASEQFGTNIRATVTTTVPNFVRGSLIPITWGFELLVKHFKAQGYADSLIISAYVMMGIVTVIALLALSQLKESFSKDLNYIEEHDTVSDIKVA; encoded by the coding sequence ATGTCTGATAACGCTATTCAAAAAAGCACCAAAAGCGTAGTATTCCTGGTTATAGTAGCCTCACTGGGTTATTTTGTTGATATATATGATCTACTCATATTTTCAATTGTACGCGTAAAAAGCCTGCACGATATTGGTGTTAGCGATATTGAAATGCGCACCAAAGGCGAGTTTATCATCAACATGCAAATGTTTGGCCTGTTGCTGGGCGGTATATTGTGGGGAGTTATTGGCGATAAATTTGGCCGTATCAAAGTGTTATTCGGGTCGATACTGCTGTACTCGCTGGCCAACTTTGCCAACGGTTTAGCTACTGATTATTACACTTATGCAGCCGTACGCTTTATTGCGGGTATAGGTTTGGCAGGTGAGTTGGGCGCAGGAATTACACTGGTTAGCGAAACCATGAGTAAAGATAAGCGCGGCTACGGCACCATGATAGTTGCTGTGGTAGGCTTGTTTGGTGCAGCGGCCGCAAACCTGGTTGCTGGTTACGGCTGGCAAAATGCCTATTTTATTGGCGGCGGACTGGGCATGTTATTATTACTGCTACGTGTAGGCACGTTTGAATCGGGCATGTTTAAACACGCCGAAAACAGCGATGTATCACGCGGCAATTTTGCCATGCTTTTTACTAATCGCAAACGCTTTTTTAAGTATCTCAACTGTATTTTAATAGGCATGCCGCTGTGGTTTGTGGTGGGCATTCTCATTACCCAGTCGCCCGAAATTGGCAAGGAGCTTGGCGCTGTCGAACCTTTAAGTGCCGGTACAGGGGTGATGTATACTTATATCGGACTGTCGTTTGGCGATATGTTTGCCGGGCTGTTTGCACAATTAACCAAATCGCGCAAGTTAACCATGCTGGTATTTCAGTTAATGTCGGTAGTAAGTGTGGTGTTTTATTTAAACTCACATGGTATTACTCATTCGCAGTTCATCGGTATTTGTTTGTTTATCGGCTTCTTTATTGGGTACTGGGCTACTTTTGTCACCATAGCTTCCGAGCAGTTTGGCACCAACATAAGGGCCACCGTTACTACCACGGTGCCCAACTTTGTGCGTGGTTCATTAATTCCAATAACCTGGGGCTTTGAGTTGTTAGTTAAGCATTTTAAAGCGCAAGGCTATGCCGATAGTTTAATTATAAGTGCCTATGTAATGATGGGTATTGTAACTGTAATTGCCCTGCTTGCTTTAAGCCAGCTAAAAGAGAGCTTTAGCAAAGACCTGAATTATATTGAAGAACACGATACTGTAAGTGATATTAAAGTAGCATAA